From a region of the Theobroma cacao cultivar B97-61/B2 chromosome 8, Criollo_cocoa_genome_V2, whole genome shotgun sequence genome:
- the LOC18592635 gene encoding G-box-binding factor 4: protein MASSKVMPTSNSRNSDLSRRSASSSSSTKPQSFSDQSNINNSNTNRLSSTMTVDGILRNVYSAAPTTETTLVDASITLIDTPTPTTAGGNSEVSQGQTVADCSNNVAKSVDEVWREIVSGERKEITMKEEAPDEMMTLEDFLAKAGAVEDAAAAATAEVKVQQDRMSGGVYAYDPVGGSPFQMLDKMEGSIVGLNGMEVIGSGGGAGGGGRGKRGRGVLMEPLDKAAQQRQRRMIKNRESAARSRERKQAYQVELESLAVKLEEENEQLLKEKAERTKERFKQLMEKVVPVVEQRRPPRVLRRVRSLQW, encoded by the exons ATGGCGTCGTCTAAAGTAATGCCGACTTCAAATTCGCGAAATTCGGATCTCTCCCGACGctctgcttcttcttcttcctctacAAAGCCTCAATCTTTCTCTGATCAAAGCAACATCAACAACAGTAACACCAACAGATTAAGCTCGACAATGACGGTCGACGGCATCCTTCGAAACGTTTACTCAGCCGCTCCCACGACGGAGACGACGCTGGTTGAcgcttccataactctaatCGATACTCCGACACCGACCACCGCCGGCGGTAATTCCGAAGTTTCTCAAGGTCAAACCGTCGCGGATTGTAGTAACAATGTGGCGAAAAGTGTAGACGAGGTTTGGAGGGAAATAGTGTCCGGCGAGAGGAAAGAGATCACGATGAAAGAAGAAGCGCCCGACGAGATGATGACGTTGGAGGATTTCTTGGCGAAGGCTGGGGCAGTGGAGGACGCGGCGGCTGCTGCGACGGCGGAGGTTAAGGTGCAGCAGGATAGAATGAGTGGTGGTGTCTACGCTTATGATCCGGTGGGAGGGAGTCCGTTTCAAATGCTGGATAAGATGGAGGGATCAATTGTTGGATTGAACGGGATGGAAGTCATTGGAAGTGGAGGAGGTGCTGGTGGTGGAGGGAGAGGGAAGAGAGGAAGAGGGGTTTTGATGGAGCCGCTGGACAAGGCGGCACAGCAGCGGCAGAGGAGGATGATTAAGAACAGGGAATCTGCCGCTCGGTCTAGGGAAAGGAAGCAG GCATACCAAGTTGAATTGGAGTCATTAGCAGTGAAACTAGAAGAGGAGAACGAGCAATTACTGAAAGAGAAG GCTGAGAGGACTAAGGAAAGGTTTAAGCAG CTCATGGAGAAGGTGGTTCCAGTTGTGGAGCAGCGAAGACCACCACGTGTCC
- the LOC18592639 gene encoding citrate-binding protein — translation MLLFLVLVCLLKSFNLGEADTTDGFTPVPLTQANFELQRPYNVPLEERYSYEHGIHKLWVYANDKPHDPNSHTQPRTEIRVEGLDYSSGVWQFEGYGFVPNGTSGVTISEIHGASSGATTLILRIYDGNMRYYSGDLVDSGLYDKWFRLNVIHDVDGGKVTVFIDGVQKYSTKDKGPGDLYFKCGVYAAPANISYYMESRWRDIKIYKKSK, via the exons ATGCTTCTTTTTCTGGTTCTTGTGTGCTTACTGAAAAGCTTCAACCTAGGCGAAGCAGATACTACAGATGGTTTCACTCCTGTGCCATTAACACAAGCAAATTTTGAATTGCAAAGACCATATAATGTACCACTTGAGGAGCGCTACAGTTATGAACATGGCATACACAAGCTGTGGGTTTACGCTAATGACAAGCCGCATGATCCCAACAGCCATACCCAGCCACGCACTGAAATTCGCGTAGAA GGTCTTGACTATTCATCAGGAGTTTGGCAGTTTGAAGGCTATGGTTTTGTGCCAAATGGAACTTCTGGGGTTACAATATCTGAAATCCATGGTGCATCTTCGGGTGCAACCACTTTGATTCTAAGGATCTATGATGGAAATATGAGGTACTACAGTGGAGATTTGGTGGACAGTGGCCTTTATGACAAATGGTTTAGATTAAATGTAATCCACGATGTTGATGGAGGCAAAGTGACAGTATTCATTGATGGTGTTCAAAAGTATTCGACAAAGGATAAAGGGCCAGGTGATCTATATTTCAAGTGCGGAGTTTATGCAGCTCCTGCAAATATAAGCTACTATATGGAATCAAGGTGGAGAGACATCAAAATATACAAGAAGTCAAAGTGA
- the LOC18592636 gene encoding UPF0496 protein At3g49070: MAPAVVSFPAKLFKKKLFSFPCLKRGFLRKIGEQLDVATKGTYILNRDFDTMSRLVSRLHDEVEHNKAMIQICLERREDRFSVQVVKELKKSNVGVRKQVEELEEHVYLCLVTINRARALVIKEVTTSFTQELRD, translated from the coding sequence ATGGCACCGGCGGTTGTCAGCTTCCCTGCAAAGCTATTCAAGAAGAAGCTCTTCAGTTTTCCATGTTTGAAACGTGGATTTCTCAGGAAAATAGGGGAGCAGCTCGATGTTGCGACCAAGGGAACTTATATTTTGAACAGGGATTTCGACACGATGAGTAGGCTAGTGTCAAGGTTACATGATGAAGTTGAACACAACAAGGCAATGATACAAATTTGTTTGGAGAGGAGGGAAGATAGATTTTCTGTGCAAGTAGTGAAGGAGCTGAAGAAGAGCAATGTTGGTGTGAGGAAACAGGTAGAGGAGCTGGAAGAGCATGTATATTTGTGCCTTGTCACAATCAATCGGGCAAGGGCTTTGGTAATCAAGGAGGTGACAACATCTTTTACGCAAGAATTGAGGGACTAG
- the LOC18592637 gene encoding sterol 3-beta-glucosyltransferase UGT80B1 isoform X2: MGSNGVDHPLKDLQEENVGNSSNRGVLKDCEHTDEVDESVTVEYRSSDEQSFSSSFDEEENHKSSSERKSSVLEISKAKELSVTSTPRKGLDHCITAPVGTPRNLLIDDNEITFSRSMTEKKTPRHDLKIDRLSETEKKKLIVNFVKIQNDGTVEVDLAKSSPVASELLELSSFEGTSFDLDDTYFYETNKSIPRLKIAILVVGTRGDVQTFLAMAKRLQEFGHHVRLATHANFSSFVKSAGIDFYPLGGDPRVLAGYMARNKGFIPSGPGEISIQRKQLKAIIESLLPACTEPDIETGLPFRAQAIIANPPAYGHAHVAEALGVPLHIFFTMPWTPTCEFPHPLARVPQSAGYWLSYIVVDLLIWWGIRGYINDFRKKKLKLAPIAYFSTYHGSISHLPTGYMWSSHLVPKPKDWGPLVDVVGYCFLNLGSKYQPQEEFVQWIQKGSQPIYIGFGSMPLQDSRKTTDIILEALKDTGQRGIIDRGWGDLGHFTEVPENVFLLEDCPHDWLFPQCSAVVHHGGAGTTATGLKAGCPTTIVPFFGDQFFWGDRVHQRGLGPAPIPISQLSVENLSNAIRFMLQPEVKSHTLELAKLIENEDGVAAAVDAFHRHLPSELPLSTTPSEENDHPNALQWFFLQIGRLCCLPCSLWNS, translated from the exons ATGGGGAGCAATGGCGTTGATCATCCACTGAAAGATTTGCAAGAGGAAAATGTTGGCAATAGCAGCAATAGGGGAGTGCTTAAGGACTGTGAACACACAGATGAAGTAGATGAATCAGTGACAGTGGAATATAGGTCTTCTGATGAGCAATCCTTTTCAAGTTCTTTTGACGAGGAAGAGAATCACAAGTCAAGTTCAGAACGGAAGTCATCAGTTCTAGAGATTTCCAAGGCGAAAGAGTTGAGTGTCACGTCTACTCCCCGAAAAG GCTTGGATCATTGTATCACTGCACCTGTTGGCACTCCTAGAAACCTGTTAATTGATGACAATGAGATTACATTCTCTAGGTCAATGACAGAGAAGAAGACCCCAAGGCATGATCTAAAAATAGATAGACTCTCAGAAACTGAAAAG AAAAAACTGATTGTGAACTttgtcaaaattcaaaatgacGGAACAGTAGAAGTTGATCTAGCTAAAAGTTCACCTGTAGCTTCAGAACTGTTAGAACTTTCCTCCTTTGAAGGGACATCTTTCGATCTTGATGATACTTATTTCTATGAAACCAATAAATCAATCCCAAGGTTGAAAATTGCCATCCTTGTGGTTGGAACAAGAGGAGATGTACAAACTTTTTTGGCCATGGCAAAGAGACTTCAG GAGTTTGGTCATCATGTTAGGTTGGCAACTCATGCTAATTTCAGCAGCTTTGTAAAGTCGGCTGGCATTGACTTTTATCCTTTGGGTGGTGATCCTCGGGTTTTGGCTGGAT ATATGGCCAGAAATAAAGGTTTTATCCCATCTGGACCTGGAGAAATATCAATACAGAGAAAGCAACTGAAGGCCATTATTGAATCTCTTCTTCCAGCATGCACGGAGCCAGATATAGAAACGGGTCTGCCATTTAGAGCACAGGCAATCATTGCAAACCCACCGGCATATG GACATGCTCATGTTGCAGAAGCTCTTGGTGTTCCCCTTCACATATTCTTCACAATGCCTTGGAC GCCAACATGTGAATTTCCTCATCCATTGGCACGTGTACCTCAGAGTGCTGGATACTGG CTTTCCTATATTGTTGTGGACCTACTGATATGGTGGGGCATAAGGGGATACATTAATGACTTCAGAAAAAAGAAGCTGAAGCTTGCTCCTATTGCATACTTCAGTACATACCATGGATCAATATCTCATTTGCCAACTGGCTACATGTGGAGTTCTCATCTTGTGCCGAAGCCGAAAG ATTGGGGTCCCTTGGTTGATGTTGTTGGTTACTGTTTTTTGAACTTGGGGTCAAAGTATCAACCTCAAGAAGAGTTTGTGCAGTGGATTCAGAAAGGATCGCAACCCATATATATTGGATTTGGAAGCATG CCTCTTCAAGATTCCAGGAAAACAACAGATATTATTTTGGAGGCATTAAAAGATACAGGACAAAGAGGAATAATTGACCGAGGTTGGGGAGATCTAGGGCACT TTACAGAAGTTCCTGAGAATGTTTTCCTCCTGGAAGACTGCCCTCATGATTGGTTGTTTCCTCAATGTTCTGCCGTG GTTCATCATGGTGGTGCTGGAACCACAGCCACAGGACTTAAAGCTGgg tGTCCAACAACCATAGTGCCATTCTTTGGAGATCAGTTCTTTTGGGGTGATAGAGTACACCAGAGAGGGCTTGGACCTGCACCAATACCAATATCGCAGCTCAGTGTCGAGAACCTTTCAAATGCTATAAGATTTATGCTCCAGCCAGAG GTGAAGTCCCACACATTGGAGTTAGCGAAATTGATAGAAAATGAAGACGGTGTTGCAGCTGCAGTTGATGCATTTCACCGGCATTTACCTTCGGAGCTACCATTGTCTACCACACCCTCGGAGGAAAATGATCATCCAAACGCTTTACAGTGGTTCTTTCTTCAAATTGGAAGATTGTGCTGCCTTCCTTGTAGTTTGTGGAATTCATAG
- the LOC18592637 gene encoding sterol 3-beta-glucosyltransferase UGT80B1 isoform X1, translated as MGSNGVDHPLKDLQEENVGNSSNRGVLKDCEHTDEVDESVTVEYRSSDEQSFSSSFDEEENHKSSSERKSSVLEISKAKELSVTSTPRKGLDHCITAPVGTPRNLLIDDNEITFSRSMTEKKTPRHDLKIDRLSETEKVIERLTRWKKLIVNFVKIQNDGTVEVDLAKSSPVASELLELSSFEGTSFDLDDTYFYETNKSIPRLKIAILVVGTRGDVQTFLAMAKRLQEFGHHVRLATHANFSSFVKSAGIDFYPLGGDPRVLAGYMARNKGFIPSGPGEISIQRKQLKAIIESLLPACTEPDIETGLPFRAQAIIANPPAYGHAHVAEALGVPLHIFFTMPWTPTCEFPHPLARVPQSAGYWLSYIVVDLLIWWGIRGYINDFRKKKLKLAPIAYFSTYHGSISHLPTGYMWSSHLVPKPKDWGPLVDVVGYCFLNLGSKYQPQEEFVQWIQKGSQPIYIGFGSMPLQDSRKTTDIILEALKDTGQRGIIDRGWGDLGHFTEVPENVFLLEDCPHDWLFPQCSAVVHHGGAGTTATGLKAGCPTTIVPFFGDQFFWGDRVHQRGLGPAPIPISQLSVENLSNAIRFMLQPEVKSHTLELAKLIENEDGVAAAVDAFHRHLPSELPLSTTPSEENDHPNALQWFFLQIGRLCCLPCSLWNS; from the exons ATGGGGAGCAATGGCGTTGATCATCCACTGAAAGATTTGCAAGAGGAAAATGTTGGCAATAGCAGCAATAGGGGAGTGCTTAAGGACTGTGAACACACAGATGAAGTAGATGAATCAGTGACAGTGGAATATAGGTCTTCTGATGAGCAATCCTTTTCAAGTTCTTTTGACGAGGAAGAGAATCACAAGTCAAGTTCAGAACGGAAGTCATCAGTTCTAGAGATTTCCAAGGCGAAAGAGTTGAGTGTCACGTCTACTCCCCGAAAAG GCTTGGATCATTGTATCACTGCACCTGTTGGCACTCCTAGAAACCTGTTAATTGATGACAATGAGATTACATTCTCTAGGTCAATGACAGAGAAGAAGACCCCAAGGCATGATCTAAAAATAGATAGACTCTCAGAAACTGAAAAG GTGATTGAGAGACTTACACGATGG AAAAAACTGATTGTGAACTttgtcaaaattcaaaatgacGGAACAGTAGAAGTTGATCTAGCTAAAAGTTCACCTGTAGCTTCAGAACTGTTAGAACTTTCCTCCTTTGAAGGGACATCTTTCGATCTTGATGATACTTATTTCTATGAAACCAATAAATCAATCCCAAGGTTGAAAATTGCCATCCTTGTGGTTGGAACAAGAGGAGATGTACAAACTTTTTTGGCCATGGCAAAGAGACTTCAG GAGTTTGGTCATCATGTTAGGTTGGCAACTCATGCTAATTTCAGCAGCTTTGTAAAGTCGGCTGGCATTGACTTTTATCCTTTGGGTGGTGATCCTCGGGTTTTGGCTGGAT ATATGGCCAGAAATAAAGGTTTTATCCCATCTGGACCTGGAGAAATATCAATACAGAGAAAGCAACTGAAGGCCATTATTGAATCTCTTCTTCCAGCATGCACGGAGCCAGATATAGAAACGGGTCTGCCATTTAGAGCACAGGCAATCATTGCAAACCCACCGGCATATG GACATGCTCATGTTGCAGAAGCTCTTGGTGTTCCCCTTCACATATTCTTCACAATGCCTTGGAC GCCAACATGTGAATTTCCTCATCCATTGGCACGTGTACCTCAGAGTGCTGGATACTGG CTTTCCTATATTGTTGTGGACCTACTGATATGGTGGGGCATAAGGGGATACATTAATGACTTCAGAAAAAAGAAGCTGAAGCTTGCTCCTATTGCATACTTCAGTACATACCATGGATCAATATCTCATTTGCCAACTGGCTACATGTGGAGTTCTCATCTTGTGCCGAAGCCGAAAG ATTGGGGTCCCTTGGTTGATGTTGTTGGTTACTGTTTTTTGAACTTGGGGTCAAAGTATCAACCTCAAGAAGAGTTTGTGCAGTGGATTCAGAAAGGATCGCAACCCATATATATTGGATTTGGAAGCATG CCTCTTCAAGATTCCAGGAAAACAACAGATATTATTTTGGAGGCATTAAAAGATACAGGACAAAGAGGAATAATTGACCGAGGTTGGGGAGATCTAGGGCACT TTACAGAAGTTCCTGAGAATGTTTTCCTCCTGGAAGACTGCCCTCATGATTGGTTGTTTCCTCAATGTTCTGCCGTG GTTCATCATGGTGGTGCTGGAACCACAGCCACAGGACTTAAAGCTGgg tGTCCAACAACCATAGTGCCATTCTTTGGAGATCAGTTCTTTTGGGGTGATAGAGTACACCAGAGAGGGCTTGGACCTGCACCAATACCAATATCGCAGCTCAGTGTCGAGAACCTTTCAAATGCTATAAGATTTATGCTCCAGCCAGAG GTGAAGTCCCACACATTGGAGTTAGCGAAATTGATAGAAAATGAAGACGGTGTTGCAGCTGCAGTTGATGCATTTCACCGGCATTTACCTTCGGAGCTACCATTGTCTACCACACCCTCGGAGGAAAATGATCATCCAAACGCTTTACAGTGGTTCTTTCTTCAAATTGGAAGATTGTGCTGCCTTCCTTGTAGTTTGTGGAATTCATAG
- the LOC18592638 gene encoding citrate-binding protein, which produces MKASKCYSLLLIILACSLQDQCLCGADPTDGFTPVPSTDENFDLQKPYDKPLSQRYYYSDGIRSLRVYDKDKPFKRGSGTGRYSTVVDDYSSGVWQFEGHAYVPKGTSAVTIVQIHGAAEGATTLQLRIYHGNMRYYSYNLVATDLYDKWFRVNVIHDVGKGKVIVFIDGEEKFVVNDQGPGDPYFKCGVCRTSYV; this is translated from the exons ATGAAGGCTTCCAAATGCTACAGCCTTTTGCTTATAATTCTTGCTTGTTCTTTACAAGATCAATGCCTTTGTGGTGCTGATCCTACAGATGGATTTACTCCTGTGCCATCAACAGATGAGAATTTTGACTTACAGAAACCATATGACAAACCACTCTCCCAACGTTACTATTACTCTGATGGAATTCGAAGTTTACGGGTCTATGACAAAGACAAGCCCTTCAAACGTGGCAGCGGAACCGGCAGA TACTCAACTGTGGTGGATGACTATTCATCTGGAGTCTGGCAATTTGAAGGCCATGCTTATGTACCAAAAGGAACCTCTGCGGTCACAATAGTGCAAATTCACGGTGCAGCAGAAGGAGCCACAACTCTACAATTGCGAATTTACCACGGGAATATGAGGTACTATAGTTACAACTTGGTAGCTACCGATCTCTACGACAAGTGGTTCAGAGTCAATGTGATCCATGATGTTGGCAAAGGGAAGGTGATAGTTTTCATTGATGGAGAAGAAAAGTTTGTGGTGAACGATCAGGGGCCAGGAGACCCTTATTTCAAATGTGGTGTATGCCGCACCAGCTACGTCTAG